The Armatimonadota bacterium genome includes a window with the following:
- a CDS encoding beta-N-acetylhexosaminidase: MSSRVDSLLGSLSLDEKIGQLLMFGWQGETHEENITVSSHARLLLEEFKVGGVVLLGRNVGTPAETARCMNELQERSKLPLFIIVDQEGGMVARFKDPFVVFPANMALGATGDPSLAYRAARATAEQLRAVGVNFNFAPCVDVNNNPLNPIIGTRSYGDNPETVARFAPEAIRGLHEGGVMTSAKHFPGHGDTAVDSHLALPVVDFPRERMDAVELPPFRAAMDAGVASIMTTHILFPALDPELPSTLSPRIITGLLREEMGWQGLVVTDDLEMKGVADKWGAAQAAVLSLKAGVDCPLICHTLETQVEAVRAIKDALAAGEITEERIDASVRRVLELKERFGLLDGVAPVDPEAALPVVSSPEKKALALEIARRAVTVVRNGRGVIPADPGDGRIVVISLHHSVERLGAAFRAIHPRTDVLAVSTDQARSPESIALPEDAGLVVVGTCPSEPWTAGLDVKAQATMVKHLLKWPKPVCVVALRDPYDLLMFPEVQTYVALYGYRDEMLQSCAEVVLGRISPSGRVPVTLPESA; this comes from the coding sequence ATGTCTTCAAGAGTTGACTCGCTGCTTGGAAGCCTTTCTCTTGACGAGAAGATCGGCCAGCTGCTGATGTTCGGCTGGCAGGGTGAGACCCACGAGGAGAACATTACCGTTTCCTCCCACGCGCGGCTCCTGCTGGAGGAGTTCAAGGTGGGCGGGGTGGTTCTGTTGGGACGCAATGTCGGCACACCTGCTGAGACCGCCCGTTGCATGAACGAGCTTCAGGAGCGCTCGAAGCTCCCTCTGTTCATCATCGTGGATCAAGAAGGCGGAATGGTGGCGCGCTTCAAAGATCCGTTCGTGGTGTTCCCCGCGAACATGGCTCTCGGCGCGACTGGAGACCCATCCCTGGCCTACCGCGCCGCCCGTGCCACGGCCGAGCAGCTAAGGGCAGTGGGCGTCAACTTCAACTTCGCCCCCTGTGTGGATGTCAACAACAATCCCCTGAACCCGATCATCGGCACCCGCTCTTACGGGGACAATCCGGAAACGGTGGCGCGTTTCGCTCCGGAAGCCATCCGCGGGCTGCACGAAGGCGGTGTGATGACCAGCGCCAAGCATTTCCCGGGGCACGGCGATACGGCTGTTGACTCCCATCTGGCGCTTCCCGTGGTGGATTTTCCACGCGAGAGGATGGACGCAGTGGAACTGCCTCCCTTCCGCGCGGCGATGGATGCCGGTGTCGCATCCATCATGACCACGCACATCCTCTTCCCTGCTCTGGACCCGGAGCTGCCCTCTACGCTCTCCCCTCGCATCATCACCGGTTTACTGCGTGAGGAGATGGGATGGCAGGGCCTGGTGGTCACCGACGACCTGGAGATGAAGGGCGTGGCGGACAAATGGGGTGCTGCGCAGGCCGCCGTGCTGTCGCTCAAGGCCGGTGTGGACTGCCCGCTCATCTGCCACACCCTGGAGACCCAGGTGGAGGCGGTCCGGGCCATCAAGGATGCCCTTGCAGCGGGGGAGATCACCGAGGAGCGCATTGACGCATCCGTACGCCGGGTGCTGGAACTGAAGGAGCGCTTCGGACTGCTGGACGGTGTGGCTCCCGTGGATCCTGAGGCCGCGTTGCCGGTGGTCAGTTCACCCGAAAAGAAGGCGCTTGCGCTGGAGATCGCCAGACGGGCTGTCACAGTGGTGCGCAACGGGCGGGGCGTCATCCCGGCAGACCCGGGCGACGGCCGAATCGTTGTGATCAGCCTCCATCACTCTGTTGAGCGCCTGGGCGCGGCATTCCGCGCCATTCATCCAAGGACGGATGTGCTTGCGGTTTCCACCGATCAGGCGCGCTCCCCGGAAAGCATCGCTTTGCCCGAGGATGCTGGCCTCGTGGTGGTGGGTACCTGCCCGAGCGAGCCCTGGACCGCCGGGCTGGACGTGAAGGCTCAGGCCACGATGGTGAAACATCTGCTGAAATGGCCGAAGCCTGTCTGTGTGGTGGCGCTCAGGGACCCGTATGATCTGCTGATGTTCCCTGAAGTCCAGACATATGTGGCGCTTTACGGCTATCGCGATGAGATGCTGCAGTCTTGCGCCGAAGTGGTTCTGGGGAGGATCAGCCCTTCGGGACGGGTCCCGGTGACCCTTCCAGAGTCAGCCTGA
- a CDS encoding oxidoreductase, whose amino-acid sequence MEKVRIGVIGVCGRGGIADQWRDNPRSEVVAGADVRPEALDDFRKRMGPDVFVTQEYRELLERPDVDAVAVTSPDFVHEEHAVAALEAGKHVFCEKPLAISVKGCDRILKAWKQSGKRLMVGFNMRYMNMYRVMKEIVDSGAIGEIKAVWVRHFVGHGGRFYYHDWHATRKNCNSLLLQKGSHDIDIIHWITGRYTKRVCAFGGLDYFGGDKPDDLVCSACDIRRTCLEAEQGRREQCAFRREVDIEDNNVIIMELEGGIKASYLQCHFTPDYHRNYTFIGTEGRLENSEPEMKVWVKTRRSNTWRELADRTYDVKRAAGTHAGADPVICQDFVDMVLDGKEPLATPEAGRMSVATGCAGAESMRSGGRPVDVPPLPPL is encoded by the coding sequence ATGGAGAAAGTCAGGATCGGCGTGATCGGCGTCTGCGGGCGGGGTGGCATCGCGGACCAGTGGCGGGACAACCCCCGCTCCGAAGTGGTGGCAGGAGCGGACGTGCGTCCGGAAGCGCTGGACGACTTCCGGAAGCGGATGGGGCCGGATGTCTTCGTGACACAGGAGTACCGGGAGCTGCTGGAGCGACCGGATGTGGACGCAGTGGCGGTCACATCACCGGACTTCGTCCACGAGGAGCACGCCGTTGCGGCTCTGGAGGCCGGGAAGCATGTGTTCTGCGAAAAACCTCTGGCAATCTCAGTGAAAGGGTGTGACCGCATCCTCAAGGCCTGGAAGCAGTCCGGCAAACGCCTGATGGTTGGCTTCAACATGCGATACATGAACATGTACCGCGTGATGAAGGAGATCGTGGACAGCGGGGCCATCGGCGAGATCAAAGCGGTCTGGGTGAGGCACTTCGTGGGCCACGGCGGACGATTCTACTACCACGACTGGCACGCGACCCGCAAGAACTGCAACTCCCTGCTTTTGCAGAAGGGCTCGCACGACATAGACATCATCCACTGGATCACGGGACGCTACACAAAGAGGGTGTGCGCGTTCGGCGGGCTGGACTACTTCGGCGGCGACAAGCCGGACGACCTGGTGTGCTCCGCCTGCGATATCCGCCGGACCTGCCTCGAGGCCGAACAGGGCCGGCGCGAGCAATGCGCCTTCCGCCGGGAGGTGGATATCGAGGACAACAACGTGATAATTATGGAGCTTGAGGGAGGGATCAAGGCCAGCTACCTGCAGTGCCACTTCACCCCGGATTATCACCGCAACTACACGTTCATCGGCACGGAAGGACGGTTGGAGAACTCGGAACCGGAGATGAAGGTCTGGGTGAAGACGCGGCGTTCAAACACTTGGCGGGAACTTGCCGACCGGACCTATGACGTGAAGCGCGCAGCCGGGACGCACGCCGGCGCGGATCCTGTCATCTGCCAGGACTTCGTGGATATGGTCCTGGACGGGAAGGAACCGCTCGCCACACCGGAAGCCGGACGGATGTCGGTAGCCACGGGCTGCGCGGGCGCGGAGTCCATGCGAAGCGGCGGAAGGCCGGTGGACGTGCCACCCCTGCCACCGCTGTAG
- a CDS encoding beta-xylanase, whose amino-acid sequence MKALLMIALLSICLPALALDTGFELPPDILKRVQEGIERNRKGNATVYVTRRDGTPVQGAVVRARQTSHAFLFGCAFPSWDVTKGMPTPQDWEQFQRYFLRLFNYATTENMLKWPHTERLKDTPDYEMADRFVQWCHANGITVKGHCLIWGYERNGFPKWLAELPSEEVREQARQRVTEAASRYRGKIRFWDVVNEPLHCHWFEGNWGPDYAAEAFILARQADPDAILVLNEFGNQWDGQAERFVRYAAALEAKGAKIDVLGEQAHDHPRVPSPSQLLEMLDTLASTGKDVHLTEITMPSDGAEVQSDFVKGKWTPEFQGRYYRYYCTVAFSHPAVKALTLWALWDGSTWLKQGGIISRDWKPKPAYEALDSLINREWRTETSGRTFPDGSFTFRGFHGAYEVTVQADGRTYKATLDLQPGAKPVLHIVVP is encoded by the coding sequence GTGAAAGCCCTGCTGATGATCGCTCTTTTGAGCATCTGCCTTCCCGCCCTGGCACTGGACACAGGTTTTGAGCTTCCCCCGGACATCCTGAAACGGGTTCAGGAGGGCATCGAGCGCAACCGTAAAGGGAACGCCACCGTTTACGTCACCCGCCGCGACGGCACACCGGTCCAAGGCGCCGTTGTGCGCGCCCGCCAGACATCGCACGCGTTCCTGTTCGGATGCGCATTTCCGTCCTGGGACGTGACGAAGGGCATGCCCACCCCGCAGGACTGGGAGCAGTTCCAGCGCTACTTCCTCCGCCTGTTCAACTACGCCACCACGGAGAACATGCTGAAGTGGCCGCACACGGAGCGTCTGAAGGACACGCCCGATTACGAGATGGCCGACCGGTTTGTGCAGTGGTGTCACGCCAATGGAATCACGGTAAAGGGTCACTGCCTGATCTGGGGATACGAACGCAACGGCTTCCCCAAGTGGCTGGCGGAGCTCCCGTCTGAGGAGGTTCGTGAGCAGGCCCGCCAGCGGGTGACGGAGGCCGCTAGCCGCTACCGGGGAAAGATCCGCTTCTGGGACGTGGTGAACGAGCCGCTGCACTGCCACTGGTTCGAGGGCAACTGGGGGCCGGACTATGCGGCTGAGGCGTTCATCCTGGCCCGCCAGGCAGACCCGGACGCCATCCTCGTGCTGAACGAGTTCGGGAATCAGTGGGATGGCCAGGCGGAGCGATTCGTGAGGTACGCCGCCGCGCTGGAGGCGAAAGGCGCGAAGATAGACGTGCTGGGAGAACAGGCGCACGACCATCCCCGCGTCCCATCACCCAGCCAGCTGCTGGAGATGCTGGACACGCTGGCGTCCACGGGCAAAGACGTACACCTGACGGAGATCACCATGCCGTCGGACGGCGCGGAGGTCCAGTCGGACTTCGTGAAAGGCAAGTGGACGCCCGAGTTTCAGGGGCGCTACTACCGCTACTATTGCACAGTGGCTTTCAGCCATCCGGCGGTCAAGGCGCTGACGCTGTGGGCGCTCTGGGACGGTTCTACGTGGCTGAAACAGGGAGGCATCATCTCCCGTGACTGGAAACCGAAGCCGGCCTACGAAGCGCTGGATTCGCTGATCAACCGTGAATGGCGGACGGAAACGTCCGGTCGGACATTTCCGGACGGAAGCTTCACATTCCGGGGATTCCACGGCGCCTATGAAGTGACAGTGCAAGCAGACGGAAGGACCTACAAAGCCACGCTGGATCTGCAACCGGGCGCGAAGCCCGTGCTCCACATCGTCGTGCCCTGA
- a CDS encoding LemA family protein, translating to MQHPAAWLVIAVAGVIVGWVIAVYNRLVSLRVRARNAWADVDVQLKRRYDLVPNLIAVVQGYASHEKALLEDVARLRSEAVAAKGPADREGPEGQLTGALRSLFAIAEAYPELRADTSFRKLQEQLADIEDNLQYARRYYNAVVRDMNTATEVFPQNIVAAVFGFRRLPYFQVGDEERRAVEVDLG from the coding sequence ATGCAGCACCCGGCAGCCTGGCTTGTGATCGCCGTCGCGGGCGTGATCGTTGGCTGGGTGATCGCTGTCTATAACCGGCTGGTGTCGCTGAGAGTCCGGGCGCGAAACGCCTGGGCGGATGTGGACGTGCAGCTCAAGCGCCGCTACGACCTGGTTCCCAACCTGATCGCGGTGGTGCAGGGGTATGCTTCTCACGAGAAGGCCTTGCTGGAGGACGTTGCCCGCCTGCGCTCGGAGGCGGTGGCCGCAAAGGGCCCTGCCGACCGAGAGGGGCCGGAGGGACAGCTCACCGGAGCCCTGCGCTCGCTGTTTGCTATCGCCGAGGCCTATCCCGAGCTACGTGCCGATACTAGTTTCCGCAAGCTTCAAGAGCAGTTGGCCGACATTGAGGACAACCTGCAGTATGCCCGCCGTTATTACAATGCCGTTGTGCGCGACATGAATACGGCCACGGAGGTGTTTCCTCAGAATATCGTGGCGGCGGTCTTCGGCTTCCGGCGGTTGCCCTACTTTCAGGTGGGAGACGAGGAGCGCAGGGCGGTGGAGGTGGATCTCGGGTGA
- the sigE gene encoding RNA polymerase sigma factor produces MEIETPSALHKVEDNDLARRAAEGDRRAFDRLVHRWRDRLWSVASRMCRDYDDAQDVLVGAFSRAYSRIHQFRGDASFGTWLFRIAANECMGLRRSESRKAERLERETDHGLETRELPDLSLLPEEAALSSDLMDAINQAAGALSEPLRIVFLLRDVEGFSNEEVAEILGISVPAVKSRLHRARAAMRTELEHYLAS; encoded by the coding sequence GTGGAGATTGAGACGCCTTCGGCGCTTCACAAGGTGGAAGATAACGACCTGGCCCGGCGTGCGGCGGAAGGGGACCGGCGGGCCTTCGACCGGCTGGTGCACCGCTGGCGCGACCGTCTCTGGAGCGTAGCTTCCCGGATGTGCCGGGATTACGACGACGCGCAAGATGTCCTGGTGGGAGCATTCAGCCGGGCGTATTCGCGCATCCATCAGTTCCGGGGGGATGCCAGTTTCGGGACGTGGCTTTTCCGTATCGCCGCAAACGAGTGCATGGGCTTGCGCCGGTCCGAGTCGCGGAAGGCGGAGCGTCTGGAGCGAGAGACCGACCACGGCCTGGAGACCAGGGAGTTGCCGGACCTGTCTCTCCTGCCGGAGGAGGCGGCCCTCTCTTCCGATCTGATGGACGCCATCAACCAGGCGGCGGGAGCCCTTTCCGAACCCCTGCGGATCGTCTTTCTGCTGCGGGATGTGGAAGGCTTTTCCAATGAGGAGGTCGCAGAGATTCTGGGCATCAGTGTTCCGGCGGTGAAGAGCCGCCTCCACAGAGCGCGTGCCGCCATGCGCACTGAGCTGGAGCATTACCTTGCATCCTGA
- a CDS encoding spermidine/putrescine ABC transporter permease → MNARRRNLRNGLIFCSPAIVGLAVFTVYPVLASLYYSFCNYTVLKPATFVGLANYRALIADKFFYQSLYNTLYYAVLSVPLGMVTAFLLAVLLNAKVRGLAFFRTIFYLPSIVPVVASSVLWLWLLNPDSGMVNAIIDAIGRMLGIPLQGPGWMQSPEWSKPSLVLMSTWGAGGWMVIFLAGLQDVPREMYEAAAIDGAGRGGMLWHVTVPFMGRHIVFVTVMGLIGASQFFAPAYVMTGGSGEPAGSTLFYSLYLFQQAFSYFQMGYACALAWVLFAVIFVGTLLFFKATGRFAEATGEG, encoded by the coding sequence TTGAACGCCCGGCGTCGCAATCTGCGCAACGGTCTGATCTTCTGCAGCCCGGCTATCGTAGGGCTTGCCGTCTTCACAGTTTATCCGGTACTGGCCAGCCTGTATTACAGCTTCTGCAACTACACGGTCCTGAAGCCGGCGACGTTCGTGGGACTGGCCAACTACCGGGCACTGATCGCGGACAAGTTCTTCTATCAGTCCCTTTACAACACGCTTTACTATGCGGTGCTGTCCGTGCCTCTGGGAATGGTGACTGCCTTTCTGCTGGCGGTGTTGCTGAACGCGAAGGTCCGGGGCCTGGCCTTCTTCCGGACAATCTTCTATTTGCCGTCCATCGTTCCCGTGGTGGCCAGTTCCGTGCTCTGGTTGTGGCTGCTGAACCCGGACAGCGGCATGGTGAACGCCATCATTGACGCCATCGGCCGGATGTTGGGCATCCCCCTGCAGGGGCCGGGGTGGATGCAGTCCCCCGAGTGGAGCAAGCCCTCGCTCGTTCTGATGAGCACCTGGGGGGCGGGGGGATGGATGGTTATTTTCTTGGCCGGTCTTCAGGATGTCCCTCGTGAGATGTACGAGGCGGCGGCCATAGATGGCGCGGGACGGGGAGGGATGCTCTGGCACGTCACGGTACCCTTCATGGGCCGCCACATAGTATTCGTTACCGTGATGGGGCTGATCGGGGCGTCTCAGTTCTTTGCGCCGGCATACGTGATGACGGGAGGGTCGGGCGAGCCCGCCGGCTCCACCCTGTTCTACAGCCTGTATCTGTTCCAGCAGGCGTTCAGTTACTTCCAGATGGGCTACGCCTGTGCGCTGGCGTGGGTGCTGTTTGCGGTCATTTTCGTGGGTACTCTGCTGTTCTTCAAGGCGACCGGGCGTTTTGCGGAGGCCACCGGTGAAGGCTGA
- the ugpE gene encoding sn-glycerol-3-phosphate transport system permease protein UgpE, whose amino-acid sequence MKADRGAVVSDPLQPGPAGRVLVYALLFLFSAIFAAPFFWLVTSAVKRPEQLMAYPIQWIPDPVVWSNFREGWSFRPFSLYLRNTLYVAVLSTIGSVLSSSLVAYGLTRIEWPGRRLLFVTLIGTMMLPGQVVMVPLFALFVRLGWVDTFKPLWVPTFFAGAFYVYLLRGFFQAIPRDLSEAATIDGASEWVIYWRIVMPLARPALATVGLFAFIGAWNDFVGPLIYIVNENNYTLALGLSMFRGQYGTYWHYLLAVSTLVTIPIVVLFFFTQRTFIQGITMTGLKG is encoded by the coding sequence GTGAAGGCTGATCGCGGAGCCGTTGTGAGCGATCCTCTGCAGCCGGGACCGGCGGGGCGCGTTCTGGTCTACGCACTGCTGTTCCTCTTTTCGGCCATTTTCGCCGCCCCTTTCTTCTGGCTGGTCACGTCTGCCGTGAAAAGACCCGAGCAGTTGATGGCCTATCCCATCCAGTGGATCCCGGATCCCGTGGTCTGGTCCAACTTCCGGGAGGGATGGTCATTCCGGCCGTTCTCGCTGTATCTGCGCAACACCCTCTACGTCGCGGTGCTCAGCACGATCGGATCTGTGCTCTCCAGTTCGCTGGTCGCCTACGGGCTAACGCGCATCGAATGGCCGGGAAGGCGGCTGCTGTTTGTCACGCTCATCGGGACGATGATGCTCCCCGGGCAAGTGGTGATGGTGCCGCTGTTCGCGCTGTTTGTGCGGCTGGGATGGGTGGATACGTTCAAGCCCCTGTGGGTGCCGACATTCTTTGCAGGGGCTTTCTACGTGTATCTGCTCCGCGGCTTCTTCCAGGCCATCCCGCGCGATCTGAGCGAGGCTGCCACCATTGACGGGGCGAGCGAGTGGGTCATCTACTGGCGCATCGTCATGCCTCTGGCGCGCCCTGCGCTGGCCACGGTGGGGCTGTTCGCTTTCATCGGCGCCTGGAACGATTTTGTCGGCCCTCTGATCTACATCGTCAACGAAAACAACTACACGCTCGCGCTGGGCCTCTCCATGTTCCGTGGCCAGTATGGCACCTACTGGCACTACCTTTTGGCTGTCTCTACCCTGGTCACGATCCCCATCGTGGTGCTGTTCTTCTTTACGCAGCGTACGTTCATCCAAGGCATTACGATGACCGGCCTGAAAGGCTAG
- a CDS encoding pyruvate synthase subunit PorB gives MANLKELSRKPERFTGGHRACAGCSAPIVARMLMMAADEPLVVGCATGCLEVTSTLFPYTSWNTPFIHSAFENSAATISGVEAAYQSLKRQGKYDKEVRFVAFGGDGGTYDIGLQSLSGAMERGHRMLYICYNNEAYMNTGVQRSGATMFGAETTTTPVGRKGYGKKQFEKDLTAILVAHGIPYVAQGSPSFWNDLITKMQKALATDGPSFINVLAPCRLGWAFPPEETIELGRLAVNTCAWPLYEVVNGEYKITYKPREKMPVEAYLKKQTKYRHLFRPGNEWMLPEFQKHVDEKWERLLTLAGEPIPAKEPVATG, from the coding sequence ATGGCGAACCTGAAAGAGCTTTCCCGCAAGCCTGAGCGATTCACCGGGGGGCACCGCGCCTGTGCGGGCTGCAGCGCTCCCATCGTCGCCCGGATGCTGATGATGGCGGCAGACGAGCCGCTGGTGGTGGGGTGCGCCACCGGATGCCTTGAGGTGACCAGCACTCTGTTCCCTTACACGAGCTGGAACACTCCTTTCATTCACAGCGCGTTTGAGAACTCCGCGGCCACCATCTCTGGCGTGGAAGCGGCCTATCAATCGCTGAAGCGGCAAGGCAAGTATGACAAGGAGGTCCGTTTCGTGGCATTCGGCGGCGACGGCGGCACTTATGATATCGGGCTGCAGTCGCTCTCCGGAGCGATGGAGCGCGGCCACCGGATGCTTTACATCTGCTACAACAACGAGGCCTATATGAACACCGGTGTGCAGCGCTCCGGGGCCACGATGTTCGGGGCAGAGACGACCACCACCCCGGTGGGTCGCAAAGGTTACGGCAAGAAGCAGTTTGAGAAGGATCTGACGGCCATTCTGGTGGCCCACGGCATCCCGTATGTTGCGCAGGGATCTCCGAGCTTCTGGAACGACCTGATCACCAAAATGCAGAAGGCGCTGGCTACGGATGGGCCATCGTTCATCAATGTGCTGGCTCCTTGCCGTCTGGGATGGGCCTTCCCGCCGGAGGAGACTATTGAGCTGGGCCGGCTGGCGGTGAACACTTGCGCCTGGCCGCTGTATGAGGTGGTGAACGGAGAGTACAAGATCACCTACAAGCCGCGCGAGAAGATGCCTGTGGAGGCGTATCTTAAGAAACAGACCAAATATCGGCATCTTTTCCGGCCGGGCAATGAGTGGATGCTGCCCGAGTTCCAGAAGCACGTGGACGAGAAATGGGAGCGCCTGCTGACGCTGGCCGGCGAGCCTATCCCCGCCAAGGAGCCCGTGGCGACAGGATAA
- a CDS encoding 2-ketoisovalerate ferredoxin oxidoreductase subunit alpha has protein sequence MSEAKIKDKAAKGPEAAQEIAALTGNEAVAMAMKQINPDVVAAYPITPATEIVQIFSNYVADGLVDTEYVAVESEHSAMSACIGASAAGARVMTGTSAQGLALMWEMLYIAAGLRLPIVLADVNRALSAPINIHCDHSDTMGARDSGWIQIFSEDAQEAYDNTIQAIRIAEHPDILLPAMVTMDGFIISHGMEVVKVLPDDTVRQFVGTYNPKVKLLDVDTPRTFGPLDFTDFYFEHRRQLAEPIAKAKEVILEIGKEYGKISGRTYGLYEGYKLDDAEYVIVLLGSTAGTAKTVVDDLREAGVKAGLLKIRVFRPFPYDEMAALLAGRKAVGVMDRSDGLAGLGGPLFGELRSALYESKNRPPMKDYVYGLGGRDCGPALIRQVFDELQEIGKTGEVKERFTYLGVRE, from the coding sequence TTGTCAGAAGCGAAAATCAAGGATAAGGCGGCCAAGGGGCCGGAGGCCGCCCAGGAGATCGCCGCCCTCACCGGCAACGAAGCCGTTGCCATGGCGATGAAACAGATCAACCCCGACGTCGTCGCCGCCTACCCCATCACTCCCGCCACTGAGATTGTCCAGATATTCTCCAACTATGTCGCAGACGGGCTTGTGGACACCGAATACGTGGCGGTGGAAAGCGAGCACTCTGCGATGAGCGCCTGTATCGGGGCATCGGCAGCGGGCGCGCGCGTAATGACGGGAACAAGTGCTCAGGGGCTGGCCCTGATGTGGGAGATGCTCTACATCGCGGCTGGGCTGCGGCTGCCCATCGTGCTGGCTGACGTGAACCGTGCCCTGTCGGCACCCATCAACATCCACTGCGACCATTCGGACACCATGGGAGCGCGCGACTCGGGGTGGATCCAGATCTTCAGCGAGGACGCGCAGGAAGCTTACGACAACACCATACAGGCAATCCGCATTGCCGAGCACCCGGACATTCTGCTCCCCGCGATGGTGACCATGGACGGGTTCATCATCAGCCACGGGATGGAGGTGGTGAAGGTGCTGCCGGATGACACTGTTCGCCAGTTCGTGGGAACCTACAACCCGAAGGTAAAGCTTCTAGACGTGGACACCCCGCGCACATTTGGTCCGCTGGATTTCACGGACTTCTACTTTGAGCATCGCCGCCAGCTTGCCGAGCCGATTGCAAAAGCCAAAGAGGTCATCCTTGAGATCGGCAAGGAGTACGGCAAGATCAGCGGCCGCACCTACGGGCTGTATGAGGGTTACAAACTGGACGATGCCGAGTATGTCATCGTGCTGCTAGGCTCGACGGCCGGCACGGCCAAAACCGTGGTGGATGATCTGCGCGAGGCTGGCGTGAAGGCCGGTCTGCTGAAGATCCGCGTGTTCCGCCCGTTCCCTTATGATGAGATGGCCGCCCTGCTGGCAGGACGCAAGGCCGTGGGAGTGATGGACCGCTCGGACGGGCTGGCCGGTCTGGGCGGACCGCTCTTCGGTGAGCTGCGCTCTGCGCTGTACGAGTCGAAGAACCGCCCGCCTATGAAGGACTATGTATACGGTCTGGGCGGACGGGACTGCGGACCGGCGTTGATCCGGCAGGTCTTTGATGAGCTGCAGGAGATCGGCAAGACCGGTGAGGTGAAAGAGCGATTCACCTACCTGGGCGTGCGCGAGTAG
- a CDS encoding pyruvate synthase, producing the protein MGRLIEIRWHGRGGQGAKTAALLFGDACLGAGMYMQAFPEYGPERMGAPVASYNRISDEPITIHSAVEKPNVVVILDPTLIGSVDVTKGLDENGVVLVNTGEPAEKMREKLKLNGQKLYVLDASAIAMETIGRNIPNTPMLGALVGATEIVDFNHMIEDTEKKLQKKFRNKPEVIQGNLEAIRKAYEVVKAQKG; encoded by the coding sequence ATGGGCAGACTGATTGAGATCCGCTGGCACGGACGCGGGGGGCAGGGAGCCAAAACCGCAGCGCTTCTGTTCGGTGACGCGTGTCTTGGCGCGGGAATGTATATGCAAGCCTTTCCGGAGTATGGTCCGGAGCGGATGGGCGCCCCGGTCGCTTCCTACAACCGCATCAGCGACGAGCCGATCACCATCCACTCAGCCGTTGAGAAGCCCAACGTTGTGGTCATCCTGGATCCCACGCTGATCGGATCCGTGGACGTGACGAAGGGATTGGACGAGAACGGTGTGGTCCTGGTGAATACCGGCGAGCCGGCCGAAAAGATGCGCGAAAAGCTGAAGCTGAACGGGCAAAAGCTCTACGTTCTGGACGCCTCCGCCATCGCAATGGAGACCATCGGACGCAACATCCCCAACACGCCGATGCTCGGCGCCCTGGTCGGCGCAACGGAGATCGTGGACTTCAATCACATGATCGAGGACACGGAGAAAAAGCTTCAGAAGAAGTTCCGGAATAAGCCCGAGGTCATCCAGGGGAACCTGGAGGCCATCCGCAAAGCATATGAGGTTGTCAAGGCGCAGAAGGGATAG